In a genomic window of Curtobacterium flaccumfaciens pv. betae:
- a CDS encoding GAF and ANTAR domain-containing protein: MTTSGATNLPDRLVPALDTDLEVLDAMDRVIAACVEGTSATEAGVVLADRSGVLQVVASTSERSSEAEEAQLGTNEGSCLDCYRTGKTIDVPDVSTHESEWPAFSATMRERGLHGTFAEPIRLRDRTIGSLCVFADHTRGHSDQDVVLMQLLADAASAALVRQRDRGVSTTIEEQVEDALEARVLLEQAKGALAYRRGIRMDEAFQILRRAAAGAGRGIRAMAEDVVHGGADLGSTG, encoded by the coding sequence ATGACGACCAGTGGCGCGACCAACCTGCCGGATCGGTTGGTGCCGGCTCTGGACACTGACCTCGAGGTGCTCGACGCCATGGACCGGGTCATCGCGGCGTGCGTGGAGGGGACCTCGGCGACGGAGGCGGGCGTCGTGCTGGCGGACCGGTCCGGTGTGTTGCAGGTCGTCGCCTCGACGAGCGAGCGCAGCAGCGAGGCCGAGGAAGCGCAGCTCGGGACGAACGAGGGCTCGTGTCTCGACTGCTACCGGACCGGGAAGACGATCGACGTGCCCGACGTGTCCACGCACGAGTCGGAGTGGCCGGCGTTCTCGGCGACGATGCGTGAACGCGGGCTGCACGGCACGTTCGCCGAGCCGATCCGTCTGCGGGACCGCACCATCGGCTCCCTGTGCGTCTTCGCCGACCACACCCGCGGGCACAGTGACCAGGACGTCGTGCTGATGCAGCTGCTCGCCGACGCGGCTTCGGCTGCCCTCGTCCGACAGCGCGACCGGGGGGTGTCGACCACGATCGAGGAACAGGTCGAGGACGCGCTCGAGGCCCGGGTGCTCCTCGAACAGGCCAAGGGCGCACTCGCGTACCGACGGGGCATCCGGATGGACGAGGCGTTCCAGATCCTGCGACGTGCTGCTGCCGGTGCGGGCCGCGGGATCCGGGCCATGGCGGAGGACGTCGTGCACGGGGGTGCCGATCTCGGCAGCACCGGCTAG
- a CDS encoding GAF and ANTAR domain-containing protein yields MTEVREARLVETFVTLTDSLVADYDVVDVLQTLVDRAVELFDAAAGAIHLLDQQDELRVVASTSERSSFIGLLQLNAGEGPCITAVTTGRLVTSENADDLRQHWPRFAEASRARGYAGVHAIPLRLRDTTVGSLNLFRETEGALNGADARAAQALADVATISLLQQRTLEHATLTAEQLQRALDSRVAIEQAKGYLARAAGVDVEEAFGMIRRYARTHQRSLSQVAAAVARDDVPLADLIGAGAS; encoded by the coding sequence ATGACCGAGGTACGAGAAGCACGACTGGTCGAGACGTTCGTGACCCTCACCGACAGCCTGGTGGCGGACTACGACGTGGTCGACGTCCTGCAGACGTTGGTCGACCGGGCAGTGGAGTTGTTCGACGCCGCCGCGGGCGCGATCCACCTGCTCGACCAGCAGGACGAGCTGCGCGTCGTCGCGTCGACGAGCGAGCGCAGCAGCTTCATCGGTCTGCTCCAGCTCAACGCCGGTGAGGGGCCCTGCATCACCGCCGTGACCACCGGCCGACTGGTGACCTCGGAGAACGCCGACGACCTGCGGCAGCACTGGCCCCGGTTCGCCGAGGCATCGAGGGCTCGCGGCTACGCGGGCGTACACGCCATCCCGCTCCGGCTGCGGGACACCACCGTCGGGTCGCTGAACCTGTTCCGCGAGACGGAGGGGGCGCTGAACGGTGCCGATGCCCGAGCCGCGCAGGCCCTCGCCGACGTCGCGACCATCAGCCTGTTGCAGCAACGGACCCTCGAGCACGCGACACTCACCGCGGAGCAGCTCCAGCGCGCGCTCGACAGCCGGGTCGCCATCGAACAGGCCAAGGGGTACCTCGCACGTGCGGCCGGGGTCGACGTCGAGGAGGCCTTCGGCATGATCCGTCGCTACGCCCGCACACACCAGCGCTCCCTGAGCCAGGTCGCCGCAGCCGTGGCGCGCGACGACGTCCCGCTCGCCGACCTCATCGGGGCCGGAGCGTCCTGA
- a CDS encoding SDR family NAD(P)-dependent oxidoreductase — translation MTTTLITGATRGLGKETARQLVEAGHTVWIGARDADQGAAVAAEIGARSVQLDVCDDDSVAAAFAHVDANGGLDVLVNNAGIAVWGQSGPDALAVFDTNAVGTIRATEAALPLLRRSANPIVVNLSSALGSFTATHDPSKPAFTVPPVVYGASKAAVSMLTVQYARVVPEVHFVAIEPGYTATEFGGMPNPHGRPVEVSAATIAAAASAGPEAPTGVFLEDGQTLGW, via the coding sequence ATGACAACGACACTCATCACCGGGGCCACCCGCGGCCTCGGCAAGGAAACCGCCCGACAGCTCGTCGAGGCGGGCCACACCGTCTGGATCGGGGCCCGGGACGCCGACCAGGGCGCAGCGGTCGCCGCCGAGATCGGCGCCCGCTCCGTCCAGCTCGACGTCTGCGACGACGACTCGGTCGCCGCGGCCTTCGCCCACGTCGACGCGAACGGCGGACTCGACGTGCTGGTCAACAACGCCGGCATCGCCGTCTGGGGGCAGAGCGGGCCGGACGCACTCGCCGTCTTCGACACGAACGCCGTCGGCACCATCCGCGCGACCGAGGCCGCGCTGCCGCTCCTGCGTCGCTCCGCGAACCCGATCGTGGTGAACCTGTCGAGCGCGCTCGGCTCCTTCACCGCCACCCACGACCCGTCGAAGCCCGCGTTCACCGTGCCGCCCGTGGTCTACGGCGCATCCAAGGCCGCCGTCTCCATGCTGACGGTGCAGTACGCACGCGTCGTGCCCGAGGTGCACTTCGTCGCGATCGAGCCCGGCTACACGGCCACCGAGTTCGGTGGCATGCCGAACCCGCACGGTCGCCCCGTCGAGGTCAGCGCCGCGACGATCGCGGCCGCCGCGAGCGCGGGCCCGGAGGCCCCCACCGGCGTGTTCCTGGAGGACGGCCAGACGCTCGGGTGGTGA
- a CDS encoding ice-binding family protein, which yields MSAAAVALITLGTGGGASAATVIDGPVNLGTASTYGVLGASAVTNTGPSVINGDLGLSPGTSITGFGGAPNGVVNGTTHQTDAAAAQAQRDTTTAYNVAASLSPTQTGLTELNGLSLSPGVYSGGALALANNGALTLAGSANSVWVFQAASTLTIGSASQIVITGGASSCNVFWQVGSSATVGTGAQFQGTVLAQQSVTATTGATVQGRLLARTGAVTLDTNTITASNGCPAPGTPSESPTITSGTPSDGTVDVRYSSTVTATGTPNPTFTATGLPDGLTIDSTTGVISGTPTTPGTSTVTITASNGTSPDDTSVVTITVRAPAPVPTATPTPTAPAVAPTGTPSGPAGAGGGGGGGTGQPTGELAFTGSDPTVPLSIAAALLAAGATLMVLLRRRRRSVGRI from the coding sequence GTGTCGGCCGCCGCCGTCGCGCTGATCACCCTCGGCACCGGTGGTGGGGCTTCGGCCGCCACGGTCATCGACGGCCCCGTCAACCTCGGCACCGCCTCGACCTACGGCGTCCTCGGCGCGAGCGCGGTCACGAACACCGGCCCCTCCGTGATCAACGGCGACCTCGGCTTGTCGCCGGGGACGTCCATCACCGGCTTCGGCGGCGCACCGAACGGCGTCGTCAACGGCACCACGCACCAGACCGACGCCGCAGCCGCACAGGCCCAGCGCGACACCACCACCGCGTACAACGTCGCCGCCTCGCTCTCCCCGACCCAGACCGGTCTGACCGAGCTGAACGGCCTCTCGCTCTCACCCGGCGTGTACTCCGGCGGCGCCCTCGCCCTGGCGAACAACGGTGCGCTGACCCTGGCCGGCAGCGCGAACTCCGTGTGGGTGTTCCAGGCCGCGTCGACCCTGACCATCGGGTCCGCCAGCCAGATCGTGATCACCGGCGGTGCCAGCTCGTGCAACGTGTTCTGGCAGGTCGGCAGCTCCGCGACCGTCGGCACCGGCGCCCAGTTCCAGGGCACCGTCCTGGCGCAGCAGTCCGTGACCGCCACCACCGGCGCGACCGTGCAGGGCCGACTGCTTGCCCGCACCGGCGCAGTGACCCTCGACACGAACACGATCACGGCATCGAACGGCTGCCCCGCGCCGGGCACCCCGTCCGAGTCGCCGACCATCACCTCGGGCACCCCGTCCGACGGCACCGTGGACGTGCGCTACTCGTCCACCGTGACCGCGACCGGCACCCCGAACCCGACCTTCACCGCCACGGGCCTGCCCGACGGCCTGACGATCGACAGCACCACCGGCGTCATCTCCGGCACCCCGACCACCCCGGGCACGTCGACCGTGACGATCACCGCGTCGAACGGGACCAGCCCGGACGACACCAGCGTCGTCACGATCACCGTCCGCGCCCCGGCCCCGGTGCCCACCGCGACGCCCACTCCGACGGCACCCGCAGTGGCACCCACCGGCACCCCGAGCGGCCCCGCAGGCGCCGGCGGTGGTGGCGGCGGCGGAACCGGCCAGCCCACCGGTGAGCTCGCGTTCACCGGCTCGGACCCGACCGTCCCGCTGAGCATCGCCGCCGCGCTGCTCGCCGCGGGTGCAACGCTCATGGTCCTGCTCCGTCGTCGCCGTCGCAGCGTCGGCCGCATCTGA
- a CDS encoding Rid family hydrolase, producing the protein MASAVRLIRSDVLSDAAQYAYASTVPAGTRLVFLAGACPLEPDGSTAAVGDYAGQAARCIETMREALRAAGASIEDVVSTRVLVASSRQADLVAAWQVVRDAFGAHDVPSTLLGVTVLGYDDQLVEIEAVAAVADGQAT; encoded by the coding sequence ATGGCCAGCGCTGTCCGTCTCATCCGGTCCGACGTCCTGAGCGACGCGGCGCAGTACGCGTACGCATCGACCGTGCCGGCCGGGACCCGGCTCGTGTTCCTCGCCGGGGCCTGCCCGCTCGAACCGGATGGGTCCACGGCGGCGGTGGGGGACTACGCGGGGCAGGCGGCGCGGTGCATCGAGACGATGCGGGAGGCACTCCGAGCCGCCGGTGCGTCGATCGAGGACGTCGTGAGCACCCGGGTGCTCGTGGCGTCCTCGCGGCAGGCCGACCTCGTCGCCGCATGGCAGGTGGTGCGCGATGCCTTCGGCGCGCACGACGTGCCGAGCACCCTGCTCGGGGTCACGGTGCTCGGCTACGACGACCAGCTGGTCGAGATCGAAGCCGTCGCGGCCGTCGCCGACGGCCAGGCCACGTGA
- a CDS encoding Dabb family protein, producing MSGVTHTVLVEWDGEDRSSEASALSREHLPRIEGVESVQSGTSVSTEGLEGGFHWMLVVRFRDRAALAGYLPHPEHRPVAEFIGAASARVVVFDVEDAD from the coding sequence GTGTCCGGAGTGACGCACACCGTGCTGGTCGAGTGGGACGGGGAGGACCGGTCGTCCGAGGCCTCGGCCCTGTCGCGCGAGCACCTGCCACGGATCGAGGGGGTCGAGTCGGTGCAGTCCGGTACGAGCGTGAGCACCGAGGGGCTGGAGGGCGGGTTCCACTGGATGCTCGTCGTCCGGTTCCGCGATCGTGCCGCGCTCGCCGGGTACCTGCCGCACCCGGAGCACCGGCCGGTGGCCGAGTTCATCGGTGCGGCGAGTGCGCGGGTCGTCGTGTTCGACGTCGAGGACGCCGACTGA
- a CDS encoding diacylglycerol/lipid kinase family protein: MGRVALVRHECRRRRSGCRTGRARRPPERRPRRRRGRHAPVVAEELRGTGTPVALVPSGTGNLFARNLGLPLGDLVRSVRAGFGGTDRPIDVGLADLTDPSGTTTSHAFLVMTGIGLDASMAADTNAWVKKRLGWVAYSDPIARSVIGNRQIPVHYGIDDGPLRSMSAHTIIVGNCGTLTAGILLLPAARPDDGILDAVAFRPAGWFGWTKVGYALTLNRFFARTRFGRLLARVLQTSRALRYTRARTLRLTVDTPERVQLDGDAFGEVVAVSLTTHHHGLVLRTEPV, from the coding sequence ATGGGCCGAGTCGCTCTGGTTCGTCACGAGTGCCGACGACGACGGTCGGGCTGCCGCACGGGCCGCGCGCGACGCCCGCCCGAGCGTCGTCCTCGTCGCCGGCGGGGACGGCACGCTCCGGTCGTCGCCGAGGAACTCCGCGGCACCGGGACGCCGGTCGCGCTCGTCCCCAGCGGCACCGGCAACCTGTTCGCACGGAACCTCGGGCTGCCCCTCGGCGACCTGGTGCGCTCCGTCCGTGCGGGCTTCGGCGGGACGGACCGCCCGATCGACGTCGGGCTGGCCGACCTGACCGACCCGTCGGGCACCACGACGTCGCACGCGTTCCTGGTGATGACCGGCATCGGGCTCGATGCGAGCATGGCCGCGGACACGAACGCGTGGGTGAAGAAGCGGTTGGGGTGGGTGGCCTACTCGGATCCCATCGCCCGGTCCGTGATCGGCAACCGGCAGATCCCGGTGCACTACGGGATCGACGACGGCCCGCTCCGCAGCATGAGCGCGCACACGATCATCGTCGGGAACTGCGGCACCCTGACCGCGGGCATCCTGCTGCTCCCCGCTGCCCGCCCGGACGACGGGATCCTCGACGCCGTGGCGTTCCGGCCGGCCGGGTGGTTCGGGTGGACCAAGGTCGGGTACGCCCTGACGCTCAACCGGTTCTTCGCGCGCACCCGGTTCGGGCGACTCCTCGCTCGCGTGTTGCAGACCTCCCGTGCGCTCCGGTACACCCGGGCACGGACGCTGCGGCTGACCGTCGACACCCCGGAGCGGGTGCAGCTCGACGGCGATGCGTTCGGCGAGGTGGTCGCGGTGTCGCTCACCACGCACCACCACGGGCTGGTCCTCCGGACGGAACCGGTCTAG
- a CDS encoding helix-turn-helix transcriptional regulator, which produces MADTDFGHTLRRLRDHVSPEAAGMVVGPRRRATGLRREELAGLAGISADYLTRLEQGRATSPSAQVVEALARSLRVADADRELLYRLAGHAVPGADVVPSRIPPSVQRLLDRLADTPVAVLDAAGNLLVANAPYDALMGPIGALRGNDRNTAWRHLVGSGSRAVHTPEEQAAFEANLVAGLRMTAARYPLDRQLQQLVRDLRAASPRFVELWDSGATVLGETARRKVIDHPDVGRITLDCDTLVVGPEDLRILAYTAEPGSVDAERLALAIVVGTQSLVE; this is translated from the coding sequence ATGGCGGACACGGACTTCGGGCACACCCTGCGGCGGCTGCGCGACCATGTCTCCCCCGAGGCGGCGGGCATGGTCGTCGGGCCGCGTCGGCGCGCGACCGGCCTGCGGCGTGAGGAGCTGGCCGGCCTCGCGGGGATCTCGGCCGACTACCTGACCCGGCTCGAGCAGGGGCGGGCGACCTCGCCGTCCGCCCAGGTGGTCGAGGCGCTCGCGCGGTCGCTGCGGGTCGCCGATGCCGACCGCGAGCTGCTCTACCGGCTCGCCGGGCACGCGGTCCCCGGTGCCGACGTGGTGCCGTCGCGGATCCCGCCGAGCGTGCAGCGGCTGCTCGACCGACTGGCGGACACCCCCGTCGCGGTGCTCGACGCGGCCGGGAACCTGCTCGTCGCCAACGCCCCGTACGACGCACTGATGGGGCCGATCGGAGCGCTGCGCGGGAACGACCGGAACACCGCGTGGCGGCACCTGGTGGGATCCGGCAGCCGAGCCGTGCACACGCCCGAGGAGCAGGCGGCCTTCGAGGCGAACCTGGTGGCCGGGCTCCGGATGACCGCGGCCCGCTACCCGCTCGACCGCCAGCTGCAGCAGCTCGTGCGGGACCTCCGGGCGGCGAGCCCGCGGTTCGTCGAGCTGTGGGACTCCGGCGCGACCGTGCTCGGCGAGACCGCCCGCCGGAAGGTGATCGACCACCCGGACGTCGGGCGGATCACGCTCGACTGCGACACCCTGGTCGTCGGGCCGGAGGACCTGCGGATCCTGGCGTACACGGCCGAGCCCGGGTCGGTGGACGCGGAGCGGCTGGCCCTGGCGATCGTGGTGGGGACGCAGTCGTTGGTGGAGTGA
- a CDS encoding L-threonylcarbamoyladenylate synthase yields MNDDTQVSMNRVHWDGGVPRSAVDALLHDGGLAVVPTKVGYILMTSDRAGLERKFDAKERNRNKPGVVLVSSLEMLRSIAQLTPEIDALYQRCWDEDILLGCILPWSDEGRAALPTDGSDELMMDTRGTSCFVIKFGVPGELAARELWTEHGKFAFASSANPSGTGNRGVVDGIGERIAERADVIVEADDYVASIQPEQSAETRYEQGVMVSMVDSTGTLIPLQDGRRSVIPAPTLIRKGLDVDRIMGLLADTFTSWDYRQGEYY; encoded by the coding sequence ATGAACGACGACACGCAGGTCAGCATGAACCGGGTGCACTGGGACGGCGGTGTGCCGCGCAGCGCGGTGGACGCCCTGCTGCACGACGGCGGCCTGGCGGTGGTCCCCACCAAGGTCGGCTACATCCTGATGACCTCGGACCGCGCGGGTCTGGAGCGGAAGTTCGACGCGAAGGAACGCAACCGCAACAAGCCGGGCGTCGTGCTCGTGAGCTCGCTCGAGATGCTCCGGAGCATCGCGCAGCTCACCCCCGAGATCGACGCCCTGTACCAGCGGTGCTGGGACGAGGACATCCTGCTCGGGTGCATCCTGCCCTGGAGCGACGAGGGTCGAGCGGCACTGCCGACGGACGGCTCCGACGAACTCATGATGGACACCCGCGGAACGTCCTGCTTCGTCATCAAGTTCGGCGTCCCCGGTGAGCTCGCCGCCCGCGAGCTCTGGACCGAGCACGGCAAGTTCGCCTTCGCGAGCTCGGCCAACCCGTCGGGCACCGGCAACCGTGGCGTGGTCGACGGCATCGGCGAGCGCATCGCCGAGCGCGCCGACGTGATCGTCGAGGCGGACGACTACGTCGCGTCCATCCAGCCGGAGCAGAGTGCCGAGACCCGCTACGAGCAGGGCGTCATGGTGTCGATGGTCGACAGCACGGGGACCCTGATCCCGCTGCAGGACGGACGCCGATCGGTCATCCCCGCACCGACGCTGATCCGCAAGGGGCTCGACGTCGACCGGATCATGGGGCTGCTCGCGGACACGTTCACGAGCTGGGACTACCGGCAGGGTGAGTACTACTGA
- a CDS encoding SDR family oxidoreductase: protein MSQYEKRDPNTLYPAPPYPKQEQSLPGAAWKMDPKPDHGEESYTGLGRLKGYRGIVTGADSGIGRAAAIALSREGADLVLSYLPDEQEDAEQVRDLLESEGRRAVLFPGDISDEQYCTDLVQKGVDEFGGLDTLVMVAGRMESNEDILTLDTSMFDSTFKTNIYSLFWLTKAAVPHLEPGSTIVTTGSIQASTPSPDKIDYAVSKGAIKLFTEAVAQQLAPKGIRVNSVAPGPVWTPLQPGSDDAETVSHFGESSPFGRPGQPAELGAAYVHLVSPESSYQSGSTITIAGGTPAF, encoded by the coding sequence ATGAGCCAGTACGAGAAGCGCGATCCGAACACCCTCTACCCGGCACCGCCGTACCCGAAGCAGGAGCAGTCACTGCCGGGCGCCGCGTGGAAGATGGACCCGAAGCCCGACCACGGCGAGGAGAGCTACACAGGGCTCGGACGGCTGAAGGGGTACCGCGGCATCGTCACCGGTGCCGACTCCGGCATCGGCCGTGCCGCCGCCATCGCCCTGTCGCGCGAAGGCGCGGACCTGGTGCTCTCGTACCTGCCGGACGAGCAGGAGGACGCGGAACAGGTCCGCGACCTGCTCGAGTCCGAAGGCCGTCGCGCCGTGCTGTTCCCCGGGGACATCTCGGACGAGCAGTACTGCACGGACCTGGTGCAGAAGGGGGTCGACGAGTTCGGCGGCCTCGACACCCTGGTCATGGTCGCAGGGCGCATGGAGAGCAACGAGGACATCCTCACGCTCGACACCTCGATGTTCGACTCCACCTTCAAGACCAACATCTACTCGCTGTTCTGGCTGACCAAGGCCGCCGTGCCGCACCTCGAGCCCGGGTCGACCATCGTGACGACCGGTTCGATCCAGGCGTCGACGCCCTCGCCGGACAAGATCGACTACGCCGTGTCGAAGGGCGCGATCAAGCTCTTCACCGAGGCCGTCGCGCAGCAGCTCGCGCCGAAGGGCATCCGCGTGAACTCCGTCGCGCCGGGGCCGGTGTGGACGCCGCTGCAGCCGGGTTCCGACGACGCCGAGACGGTGTCGCACTTCGGGGAGAGCTCGCCGTTCGGCCGTCCCGGTCAGCCCGCCGAGCTCGGTGCCGCCTACGTGCACCTGGTCAGCCCGGAGTCGAGCTACCAGTCCGGGTCGACGATCACGATCGCCGGTGGGACGCCGGCGTTCTGA
- a CDS encoding S1 family peptidase has translation MKKSIAAAFAAVAVITAGVFAASPASALPVSTKVVGGEKAPTTSWAVQLEASGGSIPAGYVSNCTGEQLNASWILTARHCIDGIGAMNVYHSNSTVNRGAAVAVDRVSASPAGDIALVHLRTAYSLSTYAPLDLTATAKSSGTGTIQGYGLRANATQSDGLYQATVSLTGASTDAFNGRAQHLTGVTGASNHGDSGGPLLVNGKVVAVCSTGDSADPGANTKAGSNYALLSQASSWIRTTAGV, from the coding sequence ATGAAGAAGTCCATCGCAGCCGCGTTCGCCGCGGTCGCCGTCATCACCGCCGGCGTGTTCGCCGCTTCGCCCGCGTCCGCGCTGCCCGTCAGCACGAAGGTCGTCGGCGGCGAGAAGGCCCCCACCACCTCATGGGCGGTGCAGCTCGAAGCCTCGGGCGGGAGCATCCCCGCAGGCTACGTCAGCAACTGCACCGGCGAGCAGCTCAACGCCTCGTGGATCCTCACCGCCCGGCACTGCATCGACGGCATCGGCGCGATGAACGTCTACCACTCCAACTCCACCGTCAACCGCGGCGCGGCCGTCGCCGTCGACCGGGTCAGCGCCTCGCCGGCCGGTGACATCGCGCTCGTGCACCTGCGGACCGCCTACTCGCTGTCCACCTACGCACCCCTCGACCTCACCGCGACGGCCAAGTCGAGCGGCACCGGCACCATCCAGGGCTACGGCCTGCGTGCCAACGCGACCCAGTCCGACGGCCTCTACCAGGCCACCGTCTCGCTCACCGGCGCGAGCACCGACGCCTTCAACGGTCGTGCCCAGCACCTCACCGGCGTGACCGGTGCCTCGAACCACGGCGACTCGGGCGGCCCGCTGCTCGTCAACGGCAAGGTCGTCGCCGTGTGCTCCACCGGCGACAGCGCCGACCCCGGCGCGAACACCAAGGCCGGCTCGAACTACGCCCTGCTGTCGCAGGCCTCGTCCTGGATCCGGACCACGGCCGGCGTCTGA
- a CDS encoding fatty acid desaturase family protein, whose translation MTTQHAGTSPQRETSSKALTGGYRKTGSPAGPRTGGTSSYSALLAQVKEAGLLERRRGFYWALFSALVVATAACWVVFAFLGDSWFQLIVAGALGVLFTQFAFLSHEAAHRQVFESQKWNDRAGRWLGTFLVGLSYSWWMNKHTRHHGNPNTVGKDPDIAPDAIRFLPEDAAAVTNGPLRVFVQYQGWLFFPLLTLEGINLHRAAVMSVLRGTGGRSDTRGRVLEGILLVARFAIYLTVVFWFLPFGMACAFLGVQLAVFGVMMGASFAPNHKGMPTIAHDAKVDFFSRQVRTSRNIRGGWWVSFLMGGLNYQVEHHLFPSMPRPALKQARLLVRDHCDTLDVPYTETTLLRSYGIVVRYLNRVGLAARDPFVCPMVTELRIH comes from the coding sequence ATGACGACGCAGCACGCCGGTACCAGCCCGCAGCGGGAGACCAGCTCGAAAGCCCTCACCGGCGGCTACCGGAAGACCGGCTCCCCGGCCGGACCGCGGACCGGCGGCACCTCGTCCTACTCCGCGCTGCTGGCGCAGGTGAAGGAAGCCGGGCTGCTCGAGCGCCGACGGGGGTTCTACTGGGCGTTGTTCTCCGCGCTCGTCGTGGCGACGGCTGCGTGCTGGGTCGTGTTCGCGTTCCTGGGTGACTCGTGGTTCCAGTTGATCGTGGCCGGCGCGCTGGGCGTGCTGTTCACACAGTTCGCGTTCCTGTCGCACGAGGCTGCGCACCGTCAGGTGTTCGAGTCCCAGAAGTGGAACGACCGCGCGGGCCGCTGGCTCGGCACGTTCCTCGTGGGCCTGAGCTACTCGTGGTGGATGAACAAGCACACCCGCCACCACGGCAACCCCAACACCGTCGGCAAGGACCCGGACATCGCGCCGGACGCGATCCGGTTCCTGCCCGAGGACGCCGCCGCCGTGACGAACGGGCCGCTCCGGGTGTTCGTGCAGTACCAGGGCTGGTTGTTCTTCCCGTTGCTGACGCTCGAGGGGATCAACCTGCACCGGGCCGCCGTCATGTCGGTGCTCCGGGGCACCGGCGGCCGCAGCGACACCCGGGGGCGGGTCCTCGAGGGCATCCTGCTCGTGGCTCGTTTCGCGATCTACCTGACGGTCGTGTTCTGGTTCCTGCCGTTCGGGATGGCGTGCGCGTTCCTCGGGGTGCAGCTGGCCGTGTTCGGCGTGATGATGGGTGCTTCGTTCGCCCCGAACCACAAGGGCATGCCGACCATCGCGCACGACGCCAAGGTCGACTTCTTCTCCCGTCAGGTGCGCACCTCGCGCAACATCCGCGGCGGCTGGTGGGTGTCGTTCCTGATGGGCGGGCTGAACTACCAGGTCGAGCACCACCTGTTCCCGTCGATGCCGCGTCCGGCGCTGAAGCAGGCCCGCCTGCTCGTCCGTGACCACTGCGACACCCTGGACGTGCCCTACACCGAGACCACGCTGCTGCGTTCGTACGGCATCGTCGTCCGGTACCTCAACCGCGTCGGCCTCGCCGCCCGCGACCCCTTCGTCTGCCCCATGGTGACCGAACTCCGGATCCACTGA